Genomic segment of Eupeodes corollae chromosome 2, idEupCoro1.1, whole genome shotgun sequence:
TATTTCAAATTCGTCTGAGCGATTCAAATCAACACTCAACAGCCCGTGTCCGAACGGAGAGGGCCTGGCCTATCTGTTTCTGTACGTTGGCGTTGGCGACATGGCTGCCAGAATTTTGTTTAGTGTTTATTCGTGTTTTGGCTGTCGAACATTGCGGACGTTTATTTAAGAGTGATTTTCAAACTTCCGATAATCAGCAATAGATTTTGTCGTAAGTACTTACctaattttgttgtgttttaatttttgtttgcatgaaTAAACCTACAACAAAATGTGCTGATAGTGAAGCTTTGTAGAGTAACGATAAAAGATTAAAGCTATTGCTTTAATGGTTTTACTATTGCTAGCCACGATGGAAGCATAAGGGGTACCTTCCTAGAACATAAGTTGATTGTTTATTCGAATTGTTAATATTTCTGCAGAGTGCTAAAAATAACATGTTAatgagaaaaattacaaaaactgattttaatattatgtaaaacggaaataaacaacacaaattttatgTTGTGTTGTTGTCCGTTTTATTTGTTGTACAGGAGAGAGAGGTGCATTCAACgagcttttaaattgatttcttttcattcaaaataatattaaaaaacctAATTGTGTATTTGCTAGCACTTAGTTAGGGTGTTTAAAGAATTTgcttaaaaaaccaaaacaaacacaTAATTAAAAACGtacgtttaaatttaaatattatttttatttacgtaCTTTCTTTGGAAACCTGTTGTTGTCGAcatctttatttatttggaatattgtaaagtaatttataaaaacaagtttaCACAAAAAGAGCAGCaacaaatcatacaaaaaactcACGTTATACAGGTACCAGCATTGCGAACTTGTAATTATCAAAGTGCATTTTGATTAAATTGCATTGCGGCGGCAaatgtaattgtttttgtttttgtgttgtatttacttttttaattatgcCGAGCGATCATCTTGTGTCAATTTAATCGAAAGCAATAACTTAAATGGGTTCTTTAAATTAGAATTTCCTTTTGTATGAACTTGATGCCAGCGGGTAATAAAttagtatttatatttgtaatcTTTATATGGGTATTAAAATGTCTTAACTTTATCATGATTCGTTTATTGGGCAATGAAGTCCCTAGTGTTGTTTAAATACGAGacgtttcaagtctgaaatctCCGAAAGTCATAATTGTtggtataatttttcaattatatttaggTGATATATTTCGTGATATCTCAAATGCAAACATATAAAATGTTATGTGCTTTAATATATtgcttgaatttaatttcaaggAGTCCagtatatttatgttttctttgtgGTTTTGGTATTTACtttgaaataatgttttattgtGAAAACACTGAACTCTAGGTAATCCGATTTAACCCTAATTCTATAACCttttgtaaaatacaaattgaattattaaaaatgatttctttttcaaacgTAAAAGGAGGTTTTCAAGTTAAGAGATGCAAACTCAAGGAAAGTTTCAAATAGATAACAGAAAGTACAATGTCTAGttaaataatgaaatgaaaatttcatcgaaaaaaaaaacttaaatcaataTAGAAACATTCGTCAGAATTGAGTTTATCAAGTTTATCATTCTACTTTTTGCCTCAAGTTCATGAGAAGCTGCAGACTGAGACAAATAATTAATAGGGCGATAATTAGATGACTATTAAAAAAAGTGATTCGGTTGATTCGATAGACGATTTCTCATAAACATACGAGTATTAATTTTGGTCGATTATTTGTTGCGAACTTAAGTTCTGGGTTGCCTAcgaacgtttttcaaaaaatatacaaaagttaACTAATTTATTTGTGGTTTCAAGTTGTTGTACCTTCACTTTTATCGCTTACATCAGCATAATTATTTGCACATCTTTGTTgtaacaaattgttttatatttctaagaataatttaaatttttcagaaaaaaaatgtcagaacTCAAAAATGAACGCCTTGTTGGCGTTATTGATGAAGGGACAAATACAATCGCCTTTTCAATATACACAACGCCCGATTTTAAAGAAGTTGCATCGAGCAAACTTGAGGTCGAATGTATTCATCCGCAGGATGGTTGGATGGAGCAAAACCCTACAGAGATCATAAGAAACATTCACATCTGTGCAGCCGAAGCAATTGCAAAACTAAAGCATTTGGGATACGACAAGAATGATTTGGTGACAATTGGAGTGACAAATCAACGAGAAACCACAGTTGTATGGGACAAGCATACGGGAGAGCCACTATATAATGCCATAATTTGGAATGATATCCGAACAACTGTAACAGTTGATAAAATTCTAGCTAGAATACCCGatgaaaataagaattattttaaagcaaTATGTGGTCTACCTATCTCACCGTACTTCTCAGCATTCAAAATTATGTGGCTAAAAGAAAATGTGCCTGCTGTTAGGAAAGCTTGTCGAGAAAGACGTTGTTTGGCGGGAACTATTGACAGTTGGATTGTTTGGAATTTAACAAAGGGCCTACACATTACAGATGTGACAAATGCTTCACGTACAATGCTTATGAACATCGAAACAATGCACTGGGATCCAATTCTGCTAAAGACTTTTAATATACATTCAGATATGCTACCTGCAATTCGGAGCTGTTCGGAAATCTTCGGAAAGGTAATGGACCGTAGTGTTCTTGATGGACTTCCAATCAGTGGTATCATAGGAAACCAACAGGCTTCATTGATGGGCCAGATGTGTTTTAAACCAGGGCAGGCGAAAAACACCTACCGCTCAGGATGTTTCCTACTCTGCAACACTGGAGAAAAACATGTTATCTCTTCGCATGGTCTGCTCACAACTGTGGCTTATAAACTTGGAAAAAATGGCCCTGTGACTTATGCTTTGGAGGGAGCGGTGGCTATCGGTGGAGAAGCACTCAACTGGTTGAAAAACaacatgaaaataatttcaaatgccGATGACCCTGAAAAAATGGCAGAAAGTGTCCCTTCAACGGGCGATGTCTACTTTGTACCAGCATTTACTGGTCTCTACGCTCCTTACTGGAGAAAAGATGCTCGTGGTATTATCTGTGGTCTTACTCAATTTACAACGAAAAACCATATAATAAGAGCTACACTCGAATCGATCTGTTTTCAAACCCGTGACATCCTCAACTGCATGCACCAAGAATGtggttataatttaaataaacttcacGCCGATGGAGTTTTGACGAAAAACAATCTTCTTATGCAACTTCAAGCTGATATTGCTGGCATTCCGGTGTTTCGCTCGCAGCTGATAGACACTACTGCCTTTGGGGCGGCAATGGTAGCAGCACTAGCTGATGGTATCAATAAATGTGAATTTGATCCCTGCAAGAGGTATTACGACAATGTTTTCTATGACACATTCTTGCCTACTACAACCGACGACGAACGAGAATTGCGATGCAGCAAATGGAAAAAAGCTGTGCAACGGAGTATGGGCTGGGTGGTTAAGAAAAAGAGCGCAATCATGACTGATGAACGCTACAAGTTAATATCTTCCATACCAGCCGGTATCTATCTTATAAGTGTTTTTGCAATGCTCGTGCATTCCAACAGCCgattttcttcataaaatttaacttttttaattaatttaaagaacttatcatacaaatttctttagaaaaagtgaaaaagttaAAGATTGTGTTGAGATTGTCTTGAGCAGATAcgcactgtttttttttagtagtttATTGTACTTTAAACGTGTTAAATTTGATATGAACTTGAATTAACGCATTTACAATAATTCTCTCTCCATTCACCGTTATTTGTTAAAAGAACTAtagtttatatatatgtatgtatgtagatccATTTAGTATGTTATCATCGAACTTTTGATCGAACATTTTGTACTTTGAAACCAATCGTTTTAAATATGTTGGTTGGAAATACTGAtaagataaaactaatttttgggAATTCAAGTATGTATCGATAAATGAAAAAAGACACACCCATAACTTTGTCGAGATAGCTAATGTAGATAGCAGtgacaaaattaaacatttaatggtTCTTTGAAAGAACAGTGTAGTTTTTGCCAAAATTATTCTAAAGCCTAGTATATACTTCCAAGcgaatcaaaattttcaacggATAAACTATAAGTTAAATTATAAtacctttatttttgttacatttcttttttaaaacttttttgacggGCATTTCGCTTTGATGTATTAACTGggctttttaaacaatttttttgtgaaacacaaagtgataaaaaaaaattacaactctATATATAACTGtatatgattttgttttatagttagAAATTTGAATGTTGTGTAGGaagattaaaaatgtattctaatAATTGAAACATCTCTTTAAATTGTTGTCTtattaataacttaattttctttcttattgtttttcttttagtttaagaaaatacaaataatgttttgttacttttgttaaattaagtacttaagtttatttttataattgttttttatttgttttaataaaaagaagaaataaaaccaaatattttttcttggtaaATTGTCCTTGGCTTTATTATTCGAATTTAATACTAACTAATATTTAAATCAGTTTTTCACTactatattaaagaaatatctaataattattaaaattttgcgtGAAGATGCACTCAAAGCTATTATTCGCTTTATCGtatacgatattaaaattgtacatccatataaaaaattttttaaaaagaatctgttcttttcttgtaaattaaaatatctctttttttaaattttttttccttgaaaattcttcggttctttgaactatttttaattaCGAACACGTTTTTCTATTAATACTATGAACAAGTCTCGACATCTAGCACGCAAAAATATTCGGATCTACGTATAACCGCCCACCGATAAGTATCACTCAAATATGTCGTATGTATGACGTAcacaaataaatcttaaatgCGATCTAACgaatttcttctaatttttaaactttaagataATACGTAAAAAACGTTATCGTCAAGTCAAAGCAGACTCAATACCTTATCATATTTTCAATATACGACACCACAATTTTTGTGAAGTGCATAActgtttttgataagatattgtaaaataaaactaagtttTTTCGCTTGAAATCACGACGAAGATTTTACTACGTACATACATTTGTAAATTGAACGGGAAAGTTGAatgtattgtttaaaataatatacatacattatttttttgaatggcCTTGAGTTTGCAAAGTTTTTCACTTTTGTGACACATTTGAATGATAACAAAAACGTGTTCCAATAGCTCATTAAatctaaaatagaaaatatgagAATATGGATAAATTATATGTTTTGTTGAAATCTAAAATTAATAAGCTTGCGAATTATCGTGAATCATATATGaaactagtttaaaaaaaatacatgccAAGAAAATGGAGACAGTACTGAAAATTAATTACGCAATTTAAGAAGAGgtatatttaaacaattaatgcATTTCTTAATTCGAAAATAaactagaattaaattttgtaaaaataacaacTCCTTAATAGTTACGTCTGCGTAGACGAGAGATCCTAAATATTCGAATAGCGAGTAtcattgcaaaattaaaaaataccgttaagataaataatacttgtttttaaattgtcttagACCTCGTTTAagggaattttgaattttatatatcctatttttatttttatgatctgGGGCCCTagggtaggtagaaatggcgatctcaaggcaacctagcctgagatccaattagcgctgtcgtttgacctgtgatagaaagggaaagatttatagagaagcttcatagcgattatgttagagccattttgtcgcattgagaaagaaggttaggtctctaatctttgtctcagatagctcatcaagttcatgaaagaatgcttttccaaagtatttcattctagtgtttgccaaagcaggacatttgcagaggaaatggattatcgtttcatctggggccctactatgtatctcgattctacttttgattctattcgaaactcatttccgattcttttttcaaatcgTTATGAAAGTAAAATCGAACGCcagttataccaacttgttttcaaaaaattttgtactttcgaacgagtatcgaggTGTTTGgacacttttaaaaacaaaacaaaaataaaacagcaaatttttggacaagaataattattaaaaatggacaCCGtttgaatttggtttaatttgcaatGAAATGAAGAACGTTACGAGCAATTTTAATAAGAGATAATTCCAACATAATGAAGCTAAGTAAGAAAagatttgtacatacatatatttggaTATGGTAGAATATTTAGAcgcatttttaatgaaaaatatatacttttgtatgtaattcatattcaacatttttcttacaCCTTGACAAAAAAACACTGCGCTCGGAAACACATTTGTTGTAGAGTGATAGTTTTCGAATTTTCCTTGTTTCTACTTTCGAGTTCCTTGTTTATTCGTTCATAAGAATGTAGTTGGCACTATTAGAACTATTCGATGCTCGAttgttcgaaagtagtcaaatagatacatatggcgtttttcttttttagttcagagctgagcaccgagcagagtctgagcgaacagagtagagtggagttctgagcagagtatgctcagagctctctgatttaattatgaaacaacttcaGAACTAAATTGTCATGGTTTAAAATGTCGctgtttgaaggcgttcaaaattttctttattcaaattaatttaaaaaaacagtcatagaGATGGTCCATTTGATGGtccatgaaataaatttgattcataaaaatgctatatgcaattagttttttctaaattatctttccttctgcactattttttgacagttcgaactctgctctgaactaaaaaagaaaaacgccaatagtacacatttttttcattgtagaatcgagttacatagtagggctcCTGTAATGTGCCAAAGAAGAACTGTTTAAGATATATTATTAAAACTGCAGCTCTAGTTTcacgattaaattaaaaaaataatttcatacaaGTAAAACATTAAtgatattctttatttaaaataaatattcccTTAAAAGGGAATGAATACATAAAACTTTTATcatattgtattaaaaaatgataaaattcattataaaataatattctttaaaaCGCTGGCTTGCTTGTACCGAGTCCTCGAGCAGGAAGACTGTTTGTTTTTACAGTAGGATTATCGCGAGCTTGAGAATGCGCCACTACTATGCTAAGATATTGAACCCATTCTTCTGCGTTCTTGCCGTCCTTGGGCTTGAGTATTAAAGTTTGATCAGCGGTGAAAATTTCAAATGCTTTAGGTATATTCCGAGCTCCTCGCGATACTTTAACCGATCGTATTTGATTGACATCAATACTTTCTCCTCCGCTCTAAAAACGAATCTTAAATTTAGCttctattattttaagttaataagACAAATTATTTACAGATCCCTTGCAAGATAGATGAGCTCCAGATAATGTAAAATAGCGTGTTCTCCATCTTCGGAAGAGCCTCCATTTGcctttcttttctttaagcTGACCCTCTATAACTGGTTGATTGCTACCACTGAAAAATCCAACGGCTTTGTCAGGATGATTACAAAGAAAACATCCCCATTGATATTCTAATTCATTGCAATTGGGATTGGATTGGTCGGTCTTTGATACCTCGAACACATCAAGAAAGCCGGAATGACGAAGTTCATTTACTAAAACTTCTCTTTCCTGTATTCAAATttgataacaaaacaaaataaataaatacaataatttatgtTTCCATTCAAATTTTACCTTTGCATTTGGAAATTGACTGGTAACCAATTCTGTAAAAGTTCGACTCTCGCATTTAAGTATTTGCCAAATGTTCTTCAGATTACTGATTCCAGGCTCTCTAGTACTTAGCACACATTTTTCCTtaacctttttcaaaaatagaattaaatatcATTAGAAAATTGtgcttgaaatattttaatttatatataactCACAAAATGTCTAACTTGGAAATCCAAGAACATTAAATGTATCCAAGTTTTGGGATTCCTTGTTCGCATTGTAAAGcatgtttttgaataaaggCAGTGTTGTCCTCGAATTTGACAGGCGAAATGCAGCTTCGCTACTTTTTTAGTGCGTCTTTctaaaattgatatttcttatttaatttcaattaatatattagtactagtttaaaaaaaggtttttattttttttaatacaaaatgatGGAAACAATAACTAaaagcttaaatatttaaaatgatccttataaatattacattacattagacactactcagcacataaatgtacagagtagagaacacagcaccttgagcgactagactatgtaaggtgataacaacacaagacagaaagacagaggagaaagaacatatgacaacagcacgcggtaggtttcgagatgGTCCctcatctgtctactaaccacgctcactgatgcttgaatTCGGTGATCGATAGGAACcaaagctttatcagtgactaggccgttgcccccttataaatataaaatcggCTTCAATgtaaaattgttatttgttttttttttttagagtattTCTAAATGTTAAGTTAATATTAACAAGCGATTTTTCTACTAATGAAAGTTCATAGGACAAagcttttaaatgaaaacaaaatgtgtttaagaattaagaaaaacttCTGTAATATTTACCTTCTATACTACATCTTGTGGGTGGTGGTAAAAAGTTTGAAACTTCATCCATATAACTTTTAATGGAGGGAAAATGTTTTTCACAAAATTGCTGCACCGGATCTCGCATATATTGATATGGCTCAAAAGTACTCATTCGCTGATCTAAAATACTATTGTTTGCATTCAGAAGAGTTCTGCTTGTGTTATCATTTCGACGTGGTGTAACATTTGTGGTCGGACCTGACACAACTACTTCATGGTTACTCTATAATAAACAATGATTTTGtgattatttttaagaactcagaaaaatatattattttacaaaCCGATCCATTGACAGGCAGTTTCATCACAGATTTTTGATTTGCATTCAATGGTGGTAACGCTGGTGAGGCATGATGTACCGAAACTGTATTTTGGGGTATGGAAATAGATCCtgtaacattaaaattaaaatttttaaaataacaaattttatgtagatattaaaagatatttctAACCGATTGACTGATTCAATGCATCAGTACTGTACTTCAACAAGGCACTACTTGAACTCAGCAAAGTGGTTGGACCTTGCGAGTGAGGTCGACATTTATTTGGGGAAGTAGTGACTGTTACACCACCAGAAGTAACTTGTGTCGAAGGTATGCCCCATTTGTTATGACCAGTAATGATGACATTATTACTTAACGGGGGTACTGGTGTTATGTAAGTTGGGTTTTGTGTTGCGGGAgagttgatttgtttttgatggGAATTTGCCATTTGAACAATAACATTTCCACTAGACTGGCTGTTTGCTGCCGAGCTTGGAGCTGCGTTGTTGGAGCTTGATCCATTCTGGTTAATGTGTTGCGAGGAGCTTAAACGAGTCATACTCTTGTGAAGGCCCCCGACAGATCCTcctaagaaaacaacaaaagcagTTACTATCTAAGATATGTTCATTCTAAAATATAGGCTAGTTAAAATTACCAGTGACATTGAGACGTGTCATGCTGCGATGGGTATTGCTAGACGGATGCAGTCGTCCTGTACTTCTTGAGTCACCTAACTTTGCCCTCCGGGTGTATCCCGTGTGAGGTGGCGTTGGTGGTACTGCAGGGGCCGTGTTTTGCACTGCTGTCATCGGAGGCACTTGCGCAGGTGAATTTGCTGGTGCCATAACAGTTGCTACCAAGTGGTatcctttttttagtttttactcaaAAGTACATCAGACCTACTCACAGATTTTAACATTACTTGGTAATGCAGTTGATTTCCTTACGTCCTTGGGACTACTTGGGCTACTCCGACTCTTTTTACTTATCACAGTACTGCTGCTACTCACAACATGACGGCTCCTCGAGATATCAGTGGATATTGTGGTAGTGGTTGGTTGGGCGCTTGGGCCCATTGTTACCGGTGTTGAGTTCAAATTGACAATTGTCACACCGCCCGAAATCTTATTACCATCCGCATTAACTTCCGACGATACGGAAagtttttgttgactttaattacattttaatatagtggaaaaattattattagtaaATATTTGCagtgaattaataaaaaaaacttaagcaaCCTTATGATGTTCTTTTGTCGAACACATGCCAGTACTTTGTCGTTAAATAGAATTGGAAACGTTGAGCATAACATTGTTGCTTCATGCAGTAATATGGTTTGTGCAGTACGATCAGCATGCGGTAAATGTTCAAGCACGAAGTCAAGGGCATATTTTGCAGTGTCCTAGCGTAatcaaagaatttattttatattattcttaaattaattaGCTTGTTTCAAAGAGCAAACAATATATTAACTACATAAATCTTAAAAGAGCATTactttatatttcttattttgataacatttttaaggaattttattcTGCAGTTATAAATTTAAGGTTTGAAGAGTATAAAGGTATTCCAAAACTTGAGGTTTTTAGAATATAAAAATCTTACAAGTTTTtgatcatttttcttttaagaaactaCATTAGAAAAATctcttttttaacttctaaCTCGACTTCTTTggattcataaaatttaaattctatcgAATTTCTTgtataacaaatacaaataaattacacatttatacatttaaattattcaaattagtATTCATGCTTTACGAACATAAGCGgctataattaatttttaaagtaaatattaataaacttaTAAATGTTCATATCTTACTTTGTTATTTCGGCCAGCTGTTGCAAGAACCTGTGCTGCCAATGAGATTGTTGTTGGATTATTTTTCGCTGTCaacttgattttttcaaaatgttcaacaattAGTTTTGGAGAAGATTCGgcaattttcaaaagtatttgcaTAGTAGCTGTTGCAGTTTCcacattaaaaagaaattcacaCAATTCTGGTACACTGTTTTCAAGGAcctacaaacaattaaaacatttaaaaaacgaatgtaacaaacaaatttcataattataCAGTTGGAGTTTTTTGTGCAATCAATATATAGAGTTGTAGAAGAGCAAGCTTTTCTTGTAAATCACATTGAGGCAGAAGTCCTATCAGTACGGGAGCATGTGGTGAGACTTGTTGTGGGGAGACTTCGTAAATTTGCGAAAGAACACGACACAGTCCATAGTTACCtacaagaaatagaaaatatagttACATTATAAAACtacttaaatcaaaaacaaaaaaaaaacagaccagCAAGTATTGAGTCCATAATAGAATCCACATGAGGACTCAAAAGATATGCATAGTCAATAGCAGCCAATGACAGGTAGCTGGCCAAATTCCTTGACAATTCTTTGTTCCCTTTTGGAAGGAATTGAACCGCCACCGGTAGAGATATATTCATTAACTCTTTTTTGTCATAattctgaaatttcaaaaataaattaaataaattgcttatAGCTTAAGTGAAATTCGTAGGTTTTTTACCAAGAATATACTGGATATAATATCGGCAGCAATTTTGGCATGGGGAGGATCCTCTTTCATTGGTCCATGTGGTTGCAATGGCCATAGTAGGCATGTTTTAAGTAAGTCCACTAATACCGAACAATAACGTTCGGCAGTTTTGGTTTCTCGAATACATGACAGGATTCGAGTAACACAAATTTCCACTACGGATTGGTCATTGTTGTTCTTTAAGTAATCCGGCTGTGATATGATTGGTCCGATTTCAAGGAGCTTTAAAAAAACGAATAgagttttaaactttgtttttgctAGATTACTCTCTACACTATACTTACAACTTGTGTTATATCATTTACAATTTCAGAATCTGATACTGAAAAAAGATCACCCGCCCGAGAGAGATCACGTTTTGAAAGCACTGTTGTGAAAAGTTCATGCATTTTCAacgttatttgaatttatttaagattgttagttttgaaatatgtacaatttgaaataattaagtACATCCCGGCAGCATTatagtttctaaaaaaaaaaaacaaaataaatttaatatgtatCAATATTACACCCTCCTAGGTATGTGAGAGAAACACTTTTAATCAATGTACAACCAATTCAAAGTGGGATATGTaaagacaaattaaaacaaccTGTTGTTGACGTTGAAAGGGGGAAAGAATTTATAAATCTCTTGTAACCCTTGGCAAAGAGAATTCCATCATGGATTATCCACTCTATATATACAGCGGGTAGggtcagaaaaaaagaaagggtATCATTAATGGCTTAACGGAATTGGATTAGGTTGAATACCTTTTTATACAATGTGTTTTTTATGGCAAATGTTAATGCAAAATCTTTTTGTTTAGGAGCGAATTCTTGATCTGAATTAGTATACTTTCGATGGCAGAGATGTTAGGAACATTTTAAACTAATATATTATAATCAAAAGTTTATAGTATCTTTACGAATTGTATTACTTTCATATCATATCTTTCTTATAGTTGCTTATACTATATTTCTATTGACAACTGTTCTTAACAAATTCACAATTCAATTGTCAACAAATGatatagtttttatattaaCAATACTACGAGTAtgtgtgtttttaaaacaaagttaggTGCATACCTACATATGCATATGgctggaaatttaaaaattgcaagagcaaacaaaataaaaagctttgcTAGGTTTGAAATTTCCTTAGTTATGTTGAAATACTAGATGCCTTCACCTTAGTTGAGTATCTATTTGCCATAGTCAAGAGTGCCAATTaaggaaaaatatttacttattagTTTGGTACATTTGtggttcaaattgaaatttggtTCTTTATTTTCTACAACAGCTGGAGATAGCCTTTGCTTTAGTTGACATCTTACTATAGAAATATATTCGCATCAGCTCTTAAAGATAGAAAACATAACGTAACTAGGCTTGCGCTTAGATTTCCTTCTTTACGGCtgcacaaatattttcaatcggGTTTAATAACATCAACTTTGCTATCCGCAAACATAATTTGACTGCAGGCAAAACATATTCCTTTTTATGCATTCGATAGCAGTAGCAGGTGAGGCTTGCAATATATTAGTAAATGAACTTTGT
This window contains:
- the LOC129944181 gene encoding protein melted isoform X1; protein product: MHELFTTVLSKRDLSRAGDLFSVSDSEIVNDITQVLLEIGPIISQPDYLKNNNDQSVVEICVTRILSCIRETKTAERYCSVLVDLLKTCLLWPLQPHGPMKEDPPHAKIAADIISSIFLNYDKKELMNISLPVAVQFLPKGNKELSRNLASYLSLAAIDYAYLLSPHVDSIMDSILAGNYGLCRVLSQIYEVSPQQVSPHAPVLIGLLPQCDLQEKLALLQLYILIAQKTPTVLENSVPELCEFLFNVETATATMQILLKIAESSPKLIVEHFEKIKLTAKNNPTTISLAAQVLATAGRNNKDTAKYALDFVLEHLPHADRTAQTILLHEATMLCSTFPILFNDKVLACVRQKNIISQQKLSVSSEVNADGNKISGGVTIVNLNSTPVTMGPSAQPTTTTISTDISRSRHVVSSSSTVISKKSRSSPSSPKDVRKSTALPSNVKISTVMAPANSPAQVPPMTAVQNTAPAVPPTPPHTGYTRRAKLGDSRSTGRLHPSSNTHRSMTRLNVTGGSVGGLHKSMTRLSSSQHINQNGSSSNNAAPSSAANSQSSGNVIVQMANSHQKQINSPATQNPTYITPVPPLSNNVIITGHNKWGIPSTQVTSGGVTVTTSPNKCRPHSQGPTTLLSSSSALLKYSTDALNQSIGSISIPQNTVSVHHASPALPPLNANQKSVMKLPVNGSSNHEVVVSGPTTNVTPRRNDNTSRTLLNANNSILDQRMSTFEPYQYMRDPVQQFCEKHFPSIKSYMDEVSNFLPPPTRCSIEEISILERRTKKVAKLHFACQIRGQHCLYSKTCFTMRTRNPKTWIHLMFLDFQVRHFVKEKCVLSTREPGISNLKNIWQILKCESRTFTELVTSQFPNAKEREVLVNELRHSGFLDVFEVSKTDQSNPNCNELEYQWGCFLCNHPDKAVGFFSGSNQPVIEGQLKEKKGKWRLFRRWRTRYFTLSGAHLSCKGSSGGESIDVNQIRSVKVSRGARNIPKAFEIFTADQTLILKPKDGKNAEEWVQYLSIVVAHSQARDNPTVKTNSLPARGLGTSKPAF
- the LOC129944181 gene encoding protein melted isoform X2 — its product is MHELFTTVLSKRDLSRAGDLFSVSDSEIVNDITQVLLEIGPIISQPDYLKNNNDQSVVEICVTRILSCIRETKTAERYCSVLVDLLKTCLLWPLQPHGPMKEDPPHAKIAADIISSIFLNYDKKELMNISLPVAVQFLPKGNKELSRNLASYLSLAAIDYAYLLSPHVDSIMDSILAGNYGLCRVLSQIYEVSPQQVSPHAPVLIGLLPQCDLQEKLALLQLYILIAQKTPTVLENSVPELCEFLFNVETATATMQILLKIAESSPKLIVEHFEKIKLTAKNNPTTISLAAQVLATAGRNNKDTAKYALDFVLEHLPHADRTAQTILLHEATMLCSTFPILFNDKVLACVRQKNIISQQKLSVSSEVNADGNKISGGVTIVNLNSTPVTMGPSAQPTTTTISTDISRSRHVVSSSSTVISKKSRSSPSSPKDVRKSTALPSNVKISTVMAPANSPAQVPPMTAVQNTAPAVPPTPPHTGYTRRAKLGDSRSTGRLHPSSNTHRSMTRLNVTGGSVGGLHKSMTRLSSSQHINQNGSSSNNAAPSSAANSQSSGNVIVQMANSHQKQINSPATQNPTYITPVPPLSNNVIITGHNKWGIPSTQVTSGGVTVTTSPNKCRPHSQGPTTLLSSSSALLKYSTDALNQSIGSISIPQNTVSVHHASPALPPLNANQKSVMKLPVNGSSNHEVVVSGPTTNVTPRRNDNTSRTLLNANNSILDQRMSTFEPYQYMRDPVQQFCEKHFPSIKSYMDEVSNFLPPPTRCSIEERRTKKVAKLHFACQIRGQHCLYSKTCFTMRTRNPKTWIHLMFLDFQVRHFVKEKCVLSTREPGISNLKNIWQILKCESRTFTELVTSQFPNAKEREVLVNELRHSGFLDVFEVSKTDQSNPNCNELEYQWGCFLCNHPDKAVGFFSGSNQPVIEGQLKEKKGKWRLFRRWRTRYFTLSGAHLSCKGSSGGESIDVNQIRSVKVSRGARNIPKAFEIFTADQTLILKPKDGKNAEEWVQYLSIVVAHSQARDNPTVKTNSLPARGLGTSKPAF